Genomic DNA from Mesorhizobium sp. 131-2-1:
TTGAATTCCTCGACCTCCGGCATCGGCTCGGTGAGCAGGTACATATGCTCCATCGCCAGCACCGGCAGTTCGACGCCGACCATGCGGCCGATCTCGCGTGCCCACAGCCCACCGCAGTTGACCACATGCTCGGCGTGGACCGTGCCTTGCTCGGTGACGACGTTCCAGGTGCCGTCGACTTCCTGCGTCAGCTCGACGACGCGGTTGCGCAGCACGATCTCGGCGCCGAGTTTCTTCGCCGCCTTGGAATAGGCAATGGTCGTGCCGGACGGATCGAGATGGCCTTCGACCGGGTCCCACATGGCGCCGACGAAGTTCCTCTCGTCCATCAGCGGGAACATCGCCTTGGCTTCCGACGGCGTGATCAGCTCGGTGTCCATGCCGAGATAGCGGCCCTTGGCGTGGGCGAGCCGCAAAAAGTCCATGCGCTCAGGGGTATCCGCCATCATCACGCCGCCGGTCAGGTGCAGCGAGCAGGACTGGCCGGAGATCTCCTCGATCTCCTTGTAGAGCTGCACCGTGTAGGCCTGCAGCTTGGCGACGTTGGGATCGCCGTTCAGCGTGTGGAAGCCGCCCGCCGCATGCCAGGACGAGCCCGAGGTCAATTCCGAACGCTCGATCAGCATGATGTCGGTCCAGCCGGCCTTGGCCAGATGGTAGAGCACCGAGCAGCCAACAACACCGCCGCCGATGACAACCGCTTTGACGTGAGATTTCATAAAGATAGGTCCGTTTTTGAAGAGATTGAATCGAGGGAGCGGGGCGTGAAAACAAAGCGGAGATCGGATGCCGCGATGTTTTCGGCCAGCCTGCCATCAAGCGCGGCAAGGATGGTTTCACAGACGGAAGTACGATGTTTCAGGACGTCATGGTTCCAGATGCGCAAGATCGAATAACCTTGAGCGCGCATGAAGTCGTCACGGCGGCGGTCATATGTGCTGCCGGCGTGTTGGTGGCCGTCGATTTCAACGACAAGCCAATTCTCGCGGCAAGCGAAGTCGGCAAAAAAAGGGCCGATGGAAAGCTGGCGCGTAAAGCGATAACCGCCAAGCTTGCGCGCCTTTTGTTCAAGCCAAAGCAATGCTTCCGCTTGGTTGCCTGACTGCCGCAGGTTGCGTGCTCGCTTCGTTGTCCCTGTTTTGCGGCGGCTGCGCGTTTCATGAACGGCTTCCCCCACTCCGTCGCCGCTTCGCGGCGCCACCTCTCCCCCCTCCGGAGGGAGAGGAAGGGCGCCAGCCGACATAAACTCACGCCTTTCCTCTCCCCCGTCGATCGGGGGAGAGGTGTCGAGCGCAGCTCGACGGAGTGGGGGTCGACCGTTCATCAAGTCCATACGAAGGATCAGCTCACCAACAACATAAATGATCAAAAATCGGTCGGCGCGCCGCCTTCGGCGCGGCGCTTCTCGACGAAGTCGTTGAGCTCTTCGCGGATCGCCGGGTCCAGATAGGGTTCTTCGTAGGACGCCAGCCGTTCCTTCCAGACCTTGTTGGCCTTTTCCAGCGCCGTCGGCGAGCCGGCTTCGGCCCAGGTCTCGAAATTGCGCCAGTCGGAGAGGATCGGCGAGTAGAAGGCAGTCTTGTAGCGGTCCTGTGTGTGCTGGGTGCCGAAGAAGTGACCGCCGGGGCCGACCGACTGGATGGCGTCGAAACCGAGAGCTTCTTCAGAAAGGTCGAGCGGGGTCAGGAATTCGGCCACCATCTGCAATAGGTCGATGTCCAGAATGGTCTTCTCGTAGGAGCAGCGCAGGCCGCCTTCGAGCCAGCCGGCGCCGTGCATCATGAGATTGCCGCCGCCCTGGATGGCGCCCCACAGCGAAAAGACGCTTTCATAGGCGGCCTGCGCATCGACGGTGTTGGCCGCGCAGGTGTTGGAGGTGCGGTAGGGGATGTTGTAGCGGCGGGCAAGCTGGCCGCCAACAAGCTGCGCCTTCATGTATTCGGGGGTGCCGAAGGCCGGTGAACCGGACTTCATGTCGACATTGGAGGTGAAGCCGCCATAGCCGACCGGCGCGCCCTTCTTCACCATCTGGGCGAACGCGATGCCCGACAGCGCTTCGGCATTCTGCTGCACAAGCGCGCCGGCGATGGTGACGGGCGCCATCGCGCCCGACAGCGTGAACGGCGTCACGATGACGACCTGGCCCTTGCTCGACATCTGGATGATGCCTTCCATCATCGGCACGTCGAGCTTGAGCGGCGAGTTGGTGTTGATGATGGTGAAGACGGAAGGCTCTTCCAGCATCTGCTCATGGCTGACGCCGCGCGCGATCCTGGCGATCTCGATGCCGTCGACATTGCGCTCCTTGCCGAGCGAATAGATGTGGAACACCTTGTCGGTGAGCGTGGCGAGGTCGCGGATGCATTCGAGGTGGCGCACCGACGGATGGATATCGGTCGGCTCGACCGGATAGCCGCCGGTGCAGTTGAGGATGTTGTGCATCTGTGCCAGGCGCAGGAAGTTGCGGTAGTCGGCCTGGTTGCCCGGGCGGCGGCCGCGATCGAGATCGGAGCAGTTCGGCGCCGAGGCCATCATCGACAGGATCACATTGTTGCCGCCGAAGCGCACATTGTGCGCCGGGTTGCGGGCATGCAGTGTGAATTCCGACGGGCAGTTCGAGATCAGATCCAAGATCATGTCGCTGTCGAAGCGCACCCGCTCGCTGCCCTCGGTCACATCAGCGCCATGTTGCTTCATGATGCGGCGCGCTTCGTCATGCAGCACGTCGACGCCGATTTCCTTCAGCACCCGCAGCGAGGCGAGGTGGATCGATTCCAGCTCGTCGTCCGAGACCAGCCTGGTCGGCGTCAGCGGGTTCCTCAACTGGCGGAAGGGCGGCTGTTCGAACGCCGCCAAGCCGCCGGCGCGCTTGCCCGCGCGCCCGCCACGGCGAGCGCGATCAGTTGCCAGTGCCGGTTCGGCGGGGTGAAGGGCAGCGGTCATGAAAAGCCTCATGGAATGCGAAAGTGAGCGGCATAATGGACCGCCGCCAATGCCACTGGTACGGAGGCGGCGACCACTAGGGCGAGGGAAGCGACATGATGGAAGGGCTACCGGGCGCCTAGCCTCGCGCAACGTGAAGCCTGTTACAGTTCCGTCTTTTACTTCTGCTATACTTGCACGCCGAGCGTCTTGCGGGGGGAAGCTATGCCTGACGTCATCAAAGTGCGTGCGGCGACCAACAACGAGGTCGCCTTCCTGGCCTGGGATATTGACGGGATGATCCCAGGTTGCCTCGGCTTCGAGATCGTCCGCCTCTATCCGGACACCGGGGAGGAGCGCTGCCTGGCGGCGTGGGTGCCGTTCAAGGGACAGCGCAATCCAAGGTGGATACCCCAGGACACCGGCGTCTGGCCGGTTCAGAAGACCTTCTGGCGCGACCTCACGGTGCGCCGGCGCCGCGACAGCATCACGATCAGGCCCGAAGGCGAGATGATCGCCTATCGCGTGCGCCCGGTCGGCGACATGAAGCCAGGCCTCGAACCTGTGCCGGTGCGTCCTGACCAGGTGGTGGACGGCAAACCTGCCTATACCGGAACGCCGCGGCCGCTCGGCTATCTCGGCCAGGGCGCCGTCAGCCCGCCGATCTTCCTCGGCCAGATGTTCGGCAAGGCGCGGGTCGCCTTTACCAACGGCGTTTTGTCGACGCAGTGGATGTCGCGCGCACTGGCGGAAGCCGGCATCAAGGTCGGGCAGCGCGACAAGATCAGGGCGGAACTGCAGAATCCGAAAAGCAAGATACGCGCCTATCTTCAAGGCGATGTGCCTGAGGTACTGACCAGCTTGTTGGAGCGCGCCAAGAGCCAACACGGCTCCGTCAGGCTTGCGCTCTACGAGCTTGGCGACGACGCATTGTGCGACGCCATCGTCGCCGCCAAGGATGTCGTCGAGGTGATCCTTTCCAACTCGGGCAAGGACGATCAGACCAAGGAATGGGATTTCGGCAACGCGCCGTTCAGGAAGCGTCTGCGCGACGAGGGCGTCGCGGTGACGGACCGCCTGTTCAACAACAACCATATCGGCCACAACAAATTCGCGGTCTATCGCGATGCTCAGGGCAAACCGCAGGCGATGATGACCGGCAGCACCAACTGGACCTCGACCGGCATCTGCGGCCAGTCCAACAACGCCTTCATCCGCGACGATCCGGCGATAGCGGAAGTGTTCAATGCCTATTGGGAGCGCATGAAGGCCGATGTGTTCCCGCCGCCGGCGAGCGAAAGCGCCGCCGGACATGTGGCGCAAAAGCAGGGCGTGCCGTTCCGCGAGGAAAACCACCTTGCGAGCCCGTTGGACGGCGCTACAGCAGCGCTGGACGGCATGACAGTGTGGTTTTCGCCCAACGATCCCGAGCGCAGCAAGAAGGACATCTCGGTGCGCCCGGTCGACCTCGATGACGTCTTTGTCCGCATCAAGGCGGCGAAGCGCGCGGTGCTCTTTCTCGTGTTCAATCCGTCGCGGCTCGGCGAGAACTCGATCGTCGACCAGGCGGTCGCGGCGGCGAAGGCGGACCCGAAGCTGATCGTGCAGGGCGCGATCAGCGACGAGACTGCGATGCCCAACTATGTCGCGCCGACCAAGGATCCGGTGACCCACAAATCGAACAAGGACGGCAAATCGCCCTTCGTCTATCCGGAGAAGGTCTGGGAGGCGCCGAACGTCTCGATCGTCAGGGCGGCGAACCTGACCGGCGCCACGATCGCCCGCGATTTCCAGGCGGAGGTGCTGACCGTCGGCCATGCCATCGTGCACGACAAGATCGTCATCATCGACCCGATGGAGGACAACGCGACCGTCATCACCGGCAGCCATAACCTCGGCTACAAGGCGTCCTACGAGAACGACGAGAACCTGGTCATTGTCGAGGGCGACAAGACGTTCGCCGCTGCCTATGCGGTGCACATGCTCGACGTCTTCGACCACTACAAGTTCCGCGCCTGGCGCCGGACGATCGGGAAGGGCCCCTCGGCCGACGATGGGATTTCCATCGACGACAAGTGGCTGAAGCCCTATGCCGACGGCAAGAAGGGGGCGATCGCCCGCTACTTCCCGTAACCTTTGTCTGAGTGACCCCCAAGCGTCTGGCCGTTGGCGCAAGCGGATTTCGCCACCGGCCCTTCCTTTTGCCGTGCCGAGCCGCTAGCCGGATCGCATGCCGCCCGAGGGCGAGCGATTCAAACGGATGGCGCAATGGTCGCGGCGAGCGATGGCGAAGCGAGAACGCGATGGGCAGCACTGGCTGGAGTCACTACGGCGCTAGCCATGTTCGGTGCGGCGCAAGGGTTGAGCTATCCGCTGTTCACGCTGCTGATGCAGCGGCAAGGCCTGTCGCCGGCGCTGATCGGCCTCTCCGCCGCGATG
This window encodes:
- a CDS encoding trimethylamine methyltransferase family protein; the protein is MTAALHPAEPALATDRARRGGRAGKRAGGLAAFEQPPFRQLRNPLTPTRLVSDDELESIHLASLRVLKEIGVDVLHDEARRIMKQHGADVTEGSERVRFDSDMILDLISNCPSEFTLHARNPAHNVRFGGNNVILSMMASAPNCSDLDRGRRPGNQADYRNFLRLAQMHNILNCTGGYPVEPTDIHPSVRHLECIRDLATLTDKVFHIYSLGKERNVDGIEIARIARGVSHEQMLEEPSVFTIINTNSPLKLDVPMMEGIIQMSSKGQVVIVTPFTLSGAMAPVTIAGALVQQNAEALSGIAFAQMVKKGAPVGYGGFTSNVDMKSGSPAFGTPEYMKAQLVGGQLARRYNIPYRTSNTCAANTVDAQAAYESVFSLWGAIQGGGNLMMHGAGWLEGGLRCSYEKTILDIDLLQMVAEFLTPLDLSEEALGFDAIQSVGPGGHFFGTQHTQDRYKTAFYSPILSDWRNFETWAEAGSPTALEKANKVWKERLASYEEPYLDPAIREELNDFVEKRRAEGGAPTDF
- a CDS encoding phospholipase D-like domain-containing protein, whose amino-acid sequence is MPDVIKVRAATNNEVAFLAWDIDGMIPGCLGFEIVRLYPDTGEERCLAAWVPFKGQRNPRWIPQDTGVWPVQKTFWRDLTVRRRRDSITIRPEGEMIAYRVRPVGDMKPGLEPVPVRPDQVVDGKPAYTGTPRPLGYLGQGAVSPPIFLGQMFGKARVAFTNGVLSTQWMSRALAEAGIKVGQRDKIRAELQNPKSKIRAYLQGDVPEVLTSLLERAKSQHGSVRLALYELGDDALCDAIVAAKDVVEVILSNSGKDDQTKEWDFGNAPFRKRLRDEGVAVTDRLFNNNHIGHNKFAVYRDAQGKPQAMMTGSTNWTSTGICGQSNNAFIRDDPAIAEVFNAYWERMKADVFPPPASESAAGHVAQKQGVPFREENHLASPLDGATAALDGMTVWFSPNDPERSKKDISVRPVDLDDVFVRIKAAKRAVLFLVFNPSRLGENSIVDQAVAAAKADPKLIVQGAISDETAMPNYVAPTKDPVTHKSNKDGKSPFVYPEKVWEAPNVSIVRAANLTGATIARDFQAEVLTVGHAIVHDKIVIIDPMEDNATVITGSHNLGYKASYENDENLVIVEGDKTFAAAYAVHMLDVFDHYKFRAWRRTIGKGPSADDGISIDDKWLKPYADGKKGAIARYFP
- a CDS encoding endonuclease domain-containing protein, which encodes MAPRSGDGVGEAVHETRSRRKTGTTKRARNLRQSGNQAEALLWLEQKARKLGGYRFTRQLSIGPFFADFACRENWLVVEIDGHQHAGSTYDRRRDDFMRAQGYSILRIWNHDVLKHRTSVCETILAALDGRLAENIAASDLRFVFTPRSLDSISSKTDLSL